DNA sequence from the Brachybacterium avium genome:
TTCGCCGACGACCACGGCGTGCGCCATCGCATCGCCTTCCTGCCCGACTACGACATCCGGATGGCCTCCGTGCTGATCGCCGGCTCGGACGTGTGGCTGAACAATCCGGTCCGGCCAGAGGAGGCCTCCGGCACCTCCGGCATGAAGGCGGTGCTCAACGGCGGCCTCACCTTCTCGGTCTCCGACGGCTGGTGGGACGAGATGAAGGATGACGAGGCGGGATGGACCATCCCCACCGCGGACGTCCAGGACCAGGCCCGCCGTGATGAGATCGAGGCCGACGCCCTCTACGAGATCCTCGAGCAGTCGATCGTGCCCCTGTTCTACGAGCGTGACGCCCGTGGCATGCAGCGAGGCTGGATGACGAAGGTCCGTTCCTCGCTGGTGAAGGTGGCTCCCCGGATCACCGCGGGTCGCATGGTCCGCGACTACGTCACGGACCTGTACCTGCCCGCCGCCAGGGCGGCGTCCGCCTTCGCCTCGGATCCCTCGCTGGCCGGTGAGTTCATCGCCTGGAAGGAAGAGATCCAGGACGCCTGGTCCCGGGTGTCGGTGAGGAATGTGAGCCTGGAGGGCGCGGACGGGGCCGCGGTGTCCACCGGCGCCGAGCTCACCCTCATCGCCGATGTCGAGCTGGGCGGTCTGCGCGACACGGATGTGCTGATCGAAGCGGTCCTCGGCGAGATCGGCGCCGGGGATGAGATCATCGAGCCCCAGCTGATCCCGCTGCAGCGCGGGGAGGACGGCCGCTGGGCCGCCCGCTTCGCCCTCACCGTCCCCGGTGAGGTGGGCTTCACCGTGCGGGTCACTCCGCAGCACCCGGTGCTGGCCTCCCGCGCCGAGCTCGGGCTGGTGACCACCGCCTGAGCGGCCCTGCCGCATCCTGCTCGAAAGGTTCCGATCCGTGCCGACCCGCCGCCAGCTCCTGTTCACCACCGCTGCGCTGGGAGCGGCGGGAATCGGGACCCTCTCGGGGTGCTCCCGCGACCGTCCGGTCGAGCTCGAGGACGGGGACAGGCTGCGGATGCGGGTATGGAGCGAGTCCGCGGCGACGGCCTACGAGGCCTCCCTGGAGGATTTCACCTCCGCGACCGGCATCGACGTCGAGCTCGAGGTGCTCGGCTGGGACGACTACTGGGAGCAGCTGCCGATGGACGTGGCCTCCGGGGATCTGCCCGATGTGCTCTGGATGAACACCGCCAACCTGGCCCAGGCCCACGCCAGCGGGACGCTGTTGGAGGTCGGAGAGATCGTGGGGGAGGACGCCGCGGGCTGGGAGAGCGCGGCCACCGACCTCTATCGCATCGATGAGGGCCTGTGGGGGGTGCCGCAGGTGTGGGAGCAGAGCATCCTGGTGGCCCATGAGGGCCTGGTCGCTGCGGCCGAGGGGGATGCCGCAGCGCTGGTCTTCGATTCCGCAGCCCCGTCGGATCCGCTGCGGGAGCTCTCCCGCGCCCTCACCGTGGACGGGGAGGGGCGCCGGCCCGGGGAGCCGGACTTCGACCCCGCCACCCGCAAGACCTTCGGGTTCAGCGCCCATCCCGATCGCACCGCGGTGCTGGGACCGTTCATCGCCGCCCAGGGCGGCAGCTGGCAGGACGAGAAGGGGGCGATGAGCTTCGCCTCCGCCGAGGGCATCGCGGCCGTGCAGTACCTGGCGGACCTCGCCTCCGCGCACCTGGGCCCGGCCGGGCAGGACACCGTCGCCGACCCGTCGCTATGCAGGACGCTGTTCCTGGAGGGAAAGCTCGGCCTGCTCCAGACCGGGACCTACGACCTGCACACCCTTTCCGAAGAGATCGACGGCACGTTCACCTGGGGGATCCATCCGGTCGTCGCAGGCCCCGAAGGCACGCGGCCCCTGGTGCACTCGATCGCCGCTCTCGGGATCGATCCTGGTGATGATGACCGTGAGAAGGCGATCGGTGAGCTGCTGCGCTGGCTCGGCGGCGTCGAGGGCCAGCGCCCGCTGGCCGAGAACCGGCTGGGCATCCCCGCCCACCGTGACCTGCGCGGTGCATGGGAGAAGAGCTGGGACGCCGCCGGCGTGGACGTCTCGGTGATCGAGGTCCCCGAGGAGGCCGCCCGACCCGAGATCGGGGACCGCTCGGGGATCGCGACCGGTACGGCGATGCCCATCATCGCCGAGGTGTTCCTCGGCGAGACCGACGCCGCCGAGGCCCTGCCCCGCGCGCAGCAGGCCGCGCGGGAGGCCATGGGCTGAGCGCCAGGGCGGAGCAGCGCGGGGCGTGACAGGTCGCCCCCGGTCGGGGAGACTCGGGCGCACGCGCATCGTTGCACCGAGGGAGGACCCGCCATGGCTGCCGCATCTCATCCCGCCCAGGAGGCCCTGTTGGCCCGGATCCATAGCCTGCTCCCACCCGGCAGAGCTGTCCGGGAGGTGGCGATGTTCGGCGGACGGGCGGTGATGCTCGAGGACGCGATGCTGGTCTCCGCCGGGCGCGACGGTTCGCTGCTGGTGCGGGTCGCTCCCGAACGGCACGCCGAGCTGCTGACGCGGGACGGTGCCGGGCAGGCGGAGATGGGCACGGAGCGGACGATGGGGGAGGGCTGGATCGAGGTCGAGCCACGCGTGCTGGTCGAGGACATCGACCTGGGTCGCTGGCTCCAGGACGCCCTGGAGTTCCACGACCGCTGACCTCAGCGCTGGCCGGCCGTCCGGATCATGCCCTCCTGGGTGACGGTCGCGACCAGGTCGCCGGCTCGGTCGAAGACCTGCCCGTGGGTGAGGCCGCGCCCACCGGCGGCGGAGGGGGAGCGCTGCACGTACAGCAGCCAGTCGTTGGCATCCACGTGCTTGTGCCACCAGATCGCGTGGTTGATGGTGGCCATCTTCAGCCCCGGCGTCATCCAGCTCAGCCCCTGCCGGCGCAGGATCGGCTCGAAGGGGGTGTAATCGCTCGCGAAGGCGAGGATCGCGTCGTGCAGCAGCGGCTCCGCCTCGACGGGGGCGAGGGTGCGCATCCAGACCATCTGCGCATCCGCGGTGTCGGAGGCCGGATCGGGCTGCAGGTAGATCGGATCGGTGACGTGCCGGATGTCGATCGGGCGCTGGGTGGCCCAGTACCGCGCCACCGGATGATCGATCCCGGCGAGCACCTCCGCTGTGGTGGGCAGCCCCTCGGGATCCGGCGCCTGGGGCGCCCGCTCCTGATGCTCGAGACCGTCCTGGGACTCCTGGAAGGAGGCGGTCATCGCGAGGATCGTGCGCTCCTCCTCGTCGGCCTCTGTTCCCGGCTGGGTGGCCAGCACGCGGCGCACCGAGAAGGAACCGCCGTCCCGCAGCGCATCGACCTGGAAACGAATCGGGTGCGCAGGATCGCCGGGGGCCAGGAAATAGGAGTACATCGAGTGGATCCGACGGTCGGCCGACACCGTGCGGCCCACTGCGGTCACCGCCTGGCCCATCACCTGGCCGCCGAAGACGTGCCCGCCGGGCTGTGGTGAGGAGTCGCCCTGGTACGCGGCGACGGTGGCAGGGGTGGAGAACTCACCGAACGGCGCGATCTCGCGCAGGTCCAGCAGGCCCACCAGACCGGCAGCGATCTCCGAGGGGTCGGTGTGCGGAAACGTCATGGCTCCGATCGTACTGGGCGAGCGGCCTACCATGAGCACCATGCCTTCTCATATCGCTGCCGATGCACCTGATCTCACGCCCGGGCCGCTGGACGTGCCGATCCCGGTCCGCTGGACGGACCTGGACGCCTACGGGCACGTGAACAACGCCGCGGTGGTGCGTCTGCTCGAGGAGGCGCGCATCGCCGCGTTCTGGCAGCCGCCCGCAGAGCAGCTCGCCCTCGGCGCCCCGCAGCCTCCGGCGGCGCTCCCGGTCAGCGGTGCGGGAGCTGCGCTCAGCACCGTCATCGCCTCGCAGCGGATCGAATATGCCCGATCGCTCGGCCATCGCCGTGACGGTGTGGTGGTGAGGCTGTGGCTCTCGCGGATCGGCGGGGCGAGCCTGAGCGTGGACTACCTGGTGCTCACCCGCGATGACCCCGAGGGCGCCGCGCCCTACGCCCGGGCCCGCACCGTGGTGGTGCTGGTCGATGCGGAGACCGGGGCCCCGGTGCGTCTGGAGCCGGAGACCCGGGCCACGCTCGAGGCGTTCACGGCGGAGCCGCTGCGCTTCCGCGACTGACGCGGAGAGCTTCTCAGCTCAGCCGGCCCGGCACGTCCTGGCCGGCCGCCGGTGCCTCGCCGCCATCGACCGTGTTGATCAGCGAGTGGGCCGCCCGGTCGAGGTAGTCCCACAGCGTCTGCTCATGCAGCGGCGCCAGATCCAGGGTGTCCAGGGCGTTGCGCATATGGCGCAGCCACGCGTCGCGGGCCGAGGGCGAGACCGGGAAGACGGCATGCCGCATCCGCAGCCGAGGATGGCCGCGCTCCTGGCCGTAGGTCTTCGGACCTCCCCAGTACTGCTCCAGGAAGGTGCACAGGCGATGCCTCGCCCCGGTGAGATCCTCCTCGGGGTACATCGGGCGCAGTTCGGGATCCTCGGCGACACCCTCGTAGAAGCGATCCACCAGGAGCTTGAAGGTCTCGTGGCCGCCGACGGCCTCGTAGAAGCTGATCTGTGCGGGCTGCGAGGCAGGACTGGTCATGTCTGGGATCCTCCCATGGAGCGGACGGGGAACGGGGATGGGCAGATCAGCTCTGCACGGTCTCGACGAAGCGGGGCATGGCGAAGGCGATGTCGGCCGCGGCGAAGCCGGCCCGGATGCGGGCACGCAGCTCCCGCTCCACGCCCCACTGCTGCCCGGGTGCGGTCTGGATCGTGACCCGCCGCTGATAGCGGTTCCCGTCCACGTCCAGGATGCCGGTGATCGCGGCGGGGGCGAGCACGGTGTCGTTCCATGCGGGGTCCTCGGAGATCTCGGCGGAGACCTTCTCGACCACCTCGGTGACCAGCTCGTCGTCGGCCTCTGCGGCGATGTCGAGGATCACCACCGCGGTGGAGAAGCCGCGGGCGTAGTTGCCCACCCGGATGATCTCGCCGTTGCGCACCGTCCACAGCACCCCATCGATGCCGCGCACCTGGGTGGCACGCAGATTGATCGACTCGACGGTGCCCTCGGCGTACTCGAGATCCACCCAGTCGCCCACGGCGACGATGTCCTCGAAGAGCATCACGACGCCGGCGACCACATCCTTGATGATGGTCTGCGCGCCGATGCCGGCCGCCAGGCCGACGACGCCGAGGCTCGCGATGACCGGGGCGATGTTCACCCCGATCTCGGAGAGGATCATCATCGTGGCGATCGCCCAGATCATCACGTGGGCGATGTTCCGTGCCACGTTCGAGAGCGTGCTCGCACGCTGTTCGCGACGGGCCTGGGCGGCCCGCTGCGACTTCGGATCCCGACGGATGACGGTGCCGGTCACGGTCGAGATCTTCGCCCCGGACTGCACCATGGTGCGGAAGAAGCGGCGCAGGAACCAGCCGACGGCCAGGCTCAGCAGCGTCGCGGCCACCAGGATGACCACGATCTTGATCCCGCTGCTGAGCAGCCATCGCACCAGCTGGTCCATCAGCGTCAGCGCATCGTCGGTGGTGGGGGCGGCCAGGAGCGGGCCGAGGTCGAGAGGAGCGTCCAACATGCCTTCGACGATAGTGCCCGGCGGCGCTGATGTCCGAGCCCGCGAAGGGCGAGGTCGGTCACCGTCCGACCTCGCCCCTCATGGCGTTCCCGTCAGCGGACGTCCGCGGCGCGGACCTTCTCCTGCCGGGCCACGGTGTCGCGGCCCTCGATGATGATCCGGCGCAGACCGAAGGGGGCCTCCTCGGCCTCCGCCAGCCAGGCATCGGCGGCGTCGAGCACGCCCTGCTCGCCGTAGGAGTGCGGGAAGTATCCGCCGACGAGACGGGTCGCGATCTCGTTCGAGCGCTCCGCCCACACCGCCCGGACCATGTCGAAGTAGCGCTGACGGTAGGGGACCAGCAGCGATTCATCGGTGACCCGGCGGAAGCCCTGGATCACGGCGGTGATCGATTCGTTGGCCAGGGTGTCCTTCTCGACCGTGCGGCGCCAGGCCTTGGCCTTGGCGGCCTCGGTCGGCAGTGCGGCCCGGGCGGTCAGGGCGTGCTTCCGGCCCGACTGGGTGTCGTCCGAGGCGAGCTGCTCGTCGATCCCGGCGGCGTCGATCCCGCCCAGCACCGCGAGCGAGATCACCAGCTTCCAGCGCAGGTCGGTGTCGATCTCGCGGCCCGGCAGGGTGACCGTGCCGCCCAGCAGGCCCTCGAGGGTGTGACGGTGCCCCTCGGAGCGGGCGAGTCGCGCGAAGGACTCCATGAACTGCAGCTGCGCGTCGGAGCCGGCCGCAGCCGCCTCGGCGAGCTCCCAGACCGCGGTGGCCGCGGACTCGGTGCGCCGCTCCCGCTGGTCGACCGCGGCATAGGGGCCGGCGACCGTCTCCAGCTGCTGCAGCAGGGTGCGCACCACAGAGGAGGAGTCCTCCCCGGTGAGGTGGGCCAGCACCAGCTGCTGGTAGCGGCGGCTGGGCAGCTCGCCGTCGCGGACCATGTCCCAGGCGGCGGACCACAGCAGGGTGCGGGCCAGGGAGTCGTCGAGGTCGCGCAGGTGCTCCATCGCGACCGCCAGAGACCCCTCATCCAGGCGGACCTTCGCGTAGGTGAGGTCGCCATCGTTGACCAGCCACAGATCCGCGTGCTTCCCGGTCAGCTCCGGGACCTCAGTGAGCTCCCCGTCGACGTCCAGCTCGACGCTCTCGGTGCGGACCAGGGCGCCGTCGTGCAGCGAGAAGCCACCCACCTGCAGGCGGTGCGGGCGCAGGGTCTGGTGCTCCTCGGGAGCGTGCTGGGCGATCGCGAACCGGGTCACGGCCCCCTCGTCGTCGCGCTCGATCACCGGGCGCAGAGTGTTCACCCCGGCCCGCTGCAGCCAGAGCCCGGCCCAGCTGGAGAGGTCGCGGCCGCTGGTGGCCTCGAGCTCGACCAGCAGATCGGAGAGCTCGGTGTTGCCCCAGGCATGCTTCGCGAAATAGGCCCGGACCCCGGCGAAGAACTCCTCCCGCCCCACGTAGGCGACCAGCTGACGCAGCACCGAGGCGCCCTTGGCATAGGTGATCCCGTCGAAGTTGGTCTCCACCGCCTCGAAGTCGACCATGTCGGCGACGATCGGGTGGGTCGAGGGCAGCTGGTCCTGCTGGTAGGCCCAACCCTTCTCCGAGAGCGCGAAGGTGGTCCAGGAATCGCTCCAGCGGGTGACCTCGGCGCTGGCCAGCGTCGAGGCGTACTCGGCGAAGGACTCGTTCAGCCACAGATCGTCCCACCAGCGCATGGTCACCAGATCGCCGAACCACATGTGAGCCAGCTCGTGGAGGATCGTGAGGTCGCGGCGCTCGCGCACCGCATCGGAGACCTCGGAGCGGAACACATAGGCCTCGACATAGGTGATCGCACCGGGGTTCTCCATCGCGCCCATGTTGTACTCCGGCACGAACACCTGGTCGTACTTGCGGAACGGGAAGTCCCGGTCGAAGGCCTCCTCGTAGAAGTCGATGCCGGCCCGGGTCACGTCGATGACGTCCTGCGCATCCACGTGCTCAGCGAGCGAGGCGCGGGCGAAGACCCCCATCGGGATCGTGCGCCCGTCACGGGTGACGATCTCTCCGGTGCCGCCCTGATAGTTCCCGGCGATCAGTGCGACCAGGTAGGTGGAGATCCGCTCGGTGGGGACGAAAGCCCAGGTGGCGACCCCCTCCCCGGCAGGGCTGGGTTCCGGGGTGGGAGCGTTGGAGATGACGCGCCAGTGCGCCGGGGCCGTGACGGTCAGGGCGAAGGTGGCCTTCAGATCGGGCTGCTCGAAGCAGGCGAACATGCGCCGGGCGTCGGAGACCTCGAACTGGGAGTACAGGTAGACCTCGTCGTCGACCGGATCTACGAAGCGGTGCAGGCCCTCGCCGGTGTTCATGTACCGGCCCGTGGCCAGGATCCGCACGGTATTCTCGCCCTCGGCGAGGGCGGGCAGCTGCACCCGGGCGCCGTCGAAGCGGGAAGCGGGTTCGGACAGCAGCTCTCCGTTGAGCTCGATCTCCTGGACGGACTGCGCGATGAGGTCGACAAAAGTGGGTCGGGCGGCGGTGGAGGTGAAGCGGAGGGTGGTCTCGGTGAGGAACGTCCGCTCATCGGTGGTGAGGTCCAGGCGGATGTCGTAGGAGTCGGTGCTGAGGAACGAGGCGCGGCTGCGGGCCTCGTCGCGAGTGAGGTTCTCGGATGACATGGGCTCCATCCTGCCACCCGATGGTGGTCCGGAAGTCCCTGCGCGCCCGGCGGGCCCTGCGGTATCGGCTCAGCGCCTGGTGAGGTCGAGGTCCCAGGTGTAGTGCGAGGGGAGCGGGGCAGCGGCCAGGAGGGGTCCGGGAAGAAGTACTCGTATCCGGCGGAGAAGGGGTATCGCCAGTCGGCGATGTGCTGCTCTGCCTGTCGGCCTGCGGCCCGGATACCGTCGATCTCCTCGGCGGAGAAGTAGCCGGTGCGCTCGGCGCCCTCGAGCTCGTCCTCGTCCTTGTAGTGCCAGTCGCGGCGCGGCAGCACCACCAGGTCCAGGACGAGGTCGCGGGTGGCCACGCCCTCCTCAGTGCGCTCGTAGGGAGTTTCGAGGTTCACGTAGTAGCAGCCCAGCGAGCCGTCGTCCTTGAAGAACAGCCAGATCGAGTAGGGGGTGTCCGGCAGGCCGATCATCAGGATGCCGTTGCCGGTCCAGAGCTGTTTGGACTGCACCCGCGGTGCGGTGAACATGCCCTCGTCACCGGCACGGCGCAGGGCTGCCCCGGTCTCCAGGACGGGCAGCAGCACTTCGGTGCCGGGCGCGATCCAGACCGCCACTCCGCGGTCGTCGTCCAGCACGACGGTGCCGGGGCGGACGGTGCGGGTGGGGTGCTGAGGGGTGTAGTAGGTCCAGGTCACCTGGTCGCCGGGCGACCAGCGTGGGGTGGAAGACATGGTGGTGGTCCCGGCCGGGTCGGCCTCCACGGACGCCCCGTACCGTCCGGCCACCGGGCCGGGGCTGCTCTGCCCGTGAGGGGGTAGGCGTATGGGACGACCATACCGCCCGCCCCCGTGCCGTGCAGGAGACGCGCCGGTGCGCGGCCGCCGCGGCCGAGGCCGGGGACGGGTCAGGAGATGGAGGCTCCGCGCAGCTGCGCCGCCAGCGGGCAGTCCATGGGATCGGCATGTCCCAGGCCCACCCGGTTGAGGTACTTGATGATGATCCCGTAGGAGGTCAGCAGGTTCGTCTCGGTGTAGATGATCCCGCGCTCGGTGCAGAACTGCTTGACGATCGGCTTCGCCCTGCGCAGGTTCGCCGAGGGCATGCGGGGGAACAGATGGTGCTCGATCTGCAGGTCCAGCCCGCCCATCGCCCAGTTCATCAGCAGACCGCCCTTGATGTTGCGGCTGGTGAGGACCTGCCGGCGCAGGAAGTCGACCTGGAGGCCCTTCGGGATCAGCGGCATGCCCTTGTGGTTCGGGGCGAAGGACGAGCCCATGTAGACCCCGAAGACGGCCATCTGCACGCCGAGGAACGCCAGGCCCATGCCCAGCCCCAGGGTCGCCAGCACGATCGCGGGGAACCCGATCACGCGCACCAGCACGAGCGCCAGCTCGACCCGGCGGTGCTTGGCCTTCTTGTTCTTGACCAGCGCCGTGATCCCCTCGTAGTGCAGCACGAAGCCGAACAGGGTGAGGATAGGGAAGAACGCCCAGCCCTGTCGCTTCGCGAACCAGGCCATGAAGCCGGTGCGCTCGCTCATGTCCTCGGGATCGAACACCAGCGTGCCGGCGGCGATGTCGCCGTCGCGGCCGATGGTGTTGGGGTTCGCGTGGTGCTTGTTGTGCTTGCGGTTCCACCAGGCGATGGCCAGTCCCACCACGAGGTTGCCGATGATGCGGGAGAACCAGGCGTTGTGCCGGCCGGAGGAGAAGATCTGCTGATGCGCGGCGTCGTGGCCGAGGAACGCGGCCTGCGTGAACAGGATCCCGAACAGTGCCGCGACGGCGAGCTGCCACCAGGTGCTGCCCAGGGTCAGCAGCAGCACGAAAGCGCCGACGAGGGCGAGCGTGAGCAGTGCCGTGCGCACCATGTAGGAGCGGACATTGCGCCCCATCAGCCCGGCCTCCTTCACCCGTTCGGCGAGCTCGAAGTAGTCCCGGGTCTGGGCGTCGGCCCGGGGCCTTCGGGCGGCGGGCGCGGGACGCGGTGAGGCAGTGGTGGTCATGCCGTTGACGCTAGAGCGCCGGGCGATGCCGGCGCGTCCCCCGCGGGAGCGAACCTGCACCCCCTACCGGGGTAGGGGGTCGGCGAGCGGGATCCGGGCGGTGACGGCGAAACCGCCGTCAGTCCTCGCCGCCGCCTCCACCGTGCCGCCGAGCGCCCGGACCCTCTCCCGGGTCCCGGACAGCCCCAGCCCCGAGCCCGGGATCGTCTCCTGCGGATCCTCGGGGCGCTCGTTGACCACCTCGACCAGGAGGGCACCGCCGGAGGGTGTCACCCGCACCCGGATCGCTGCACCGCGGGCATGGCGCAGTGCATTGCTCAGCCCCTCCTGGACGACCCGGTACGCGGTCAGGCCCACGGTGGGCGTCACCTCCGGCGGCGAGATCTCGGCGGTGATGGTCGCGCCTGAGGCCCGGGTGGAGCGGAGCAGCTCCGTGAGGTCCTCGAGCCCCGGCATCGGCACCTCGTCGAGGATCTCGTCGGTGCGCAGGATCGCCAGCAGCGAGCGCATCTCGCCGAGGGCCTGTCGGGAGGAGGCGGCGATGTCCTCGAACTCCCGCTCGGTGTCCGGATCCAGGCCGGGCAGCCGGAACTTCGCAGTGCCGGCCTGCACCGTGATCACGGACATGGAGTGGGCGACGACGTCGTGCAGCTCGCGGGCGATGCGGCTGCGCTCCTCGAGCTCGTAGCGGCGTCGCACCTCCTCGGCGCTCAGGGTCTGCGCCCGTTCGATCTGCCCGCTGACCAGCACCCACTGCCGAACCGTGATGCCCAGCAGCACCACCCCGCCGCTGACCGCCAGCAGCACCACCCCGTTGGTCATCACCTCTCGCAGGGTGCCCCCCGGCGCGGTCGAGGCGTCGGTCAGCAGCAGGGTGACCAGGGTCAGGACGGCCCCCGCGGACCAGGTGGAGACGGACCAGTACCAGCGATGCAGCACCGCCAGCACGAGCAGGGTCAGGCAATGGGTCAGCAGCGAGGTCACCGGCCAGGGCCAGGGTGCAGCGGCCTGGGCCGGAGCGGTCACCAGCATCATGGCAGCGATCGCCACCACCGACAGTGACAGCCCGGCCCAGGGCCAGCGCACCGCGAGCAGGGCGGAGACCGCAGCCGCGACCGTCACCAGCATCGCCGGCGCCGGATGCACCTCGTAGACGGTGGTGGTGACCGGCCACGCCACGACCGCCAGCACGAACGCGAGGAAAGCGATCGTCATCCGGGTCCAGGCGCTCTCCCGCAGGCGGGCATCGGCCTCTGCCGAGCGCGGCGGCGGGATCGCCCCCCGCAGGCTCGAACCGGGCACCGCGCCGCCGAGCAGAGGTGCCGTGACCACGAGGTCCAGCAGCGCCAAGGCATGCACCATCGCCGGGAAGGAGAGCGTGAGCACCAGGCCGACGACCATGACCAGTGCCCACTGGCCGGGCAGGACGTCGTTCCGCTCCGGCAGCAGGGATCCCCACGCCCACCAGGTCAGCCCGCCCACGGCACCGGTGATCCAGGCGATCGTGGTCCCGGCGGTGAGCGCCCGGACCGGGAGTGCGATCACCGCCTCGAAGGCCAGGTCGAGCCAGCGACGGGAATCGGTGATCAGGCGCAGCATGCCGATAGCGCCCGGACCGCGGCGCCGGTACGTCGCAGGGGTGACCTCGATGCCCCAGCGGCGCAGCCGTGCCCGATCCAGTCGGGCCCAGGCGGAGGCGAGCGTCAGCACCGCCGGGATCAGGAGCACTCCCACCCAGACGATCGAGAGCGCTGCCGAGATCGCGATCAGCGGCAGCAGCGTCAGGGCAGCGAACAGGGTCAGCGGCAGTCCGGGGATGACCAGGGCCAGGTCATGCCGGAGTCGACGCAGCGCATGGCGATCAGGGATGAGGAACATCCACGCTCCCTCCAGGTGGGCGAGGATACGGTGTCGCCATGGGCCAGCCAGCGCGAGACGACATCCGGGTGCTGATCGTCGATGACCAGTCGATGATCCGCGGCGGCTTCGAGGCGCTGCTGAACGCGCAGGACGGGATCGAGGTGGTGGGCACCGCATCCGACGGGGCGGGCATCGCCGAGGTGGTCGAGGAGCTGCGGCCCGACGTGGTGCTGATGGATATCCGGATGCCGCAGGTCGGCGGGCTCGAGGCTACTCGGACGCTGCTCGAGCTGCCCGGGACGCCACCGAGGATCATCATGCTGACCACCTTCGATGCCGATGAGTACGTCTTCGCAGCCCTGCGGGCCGGGGCCAGCGGGTTCCTGCTCAAGGATTCCACACCCCAGGAGCTGGTCCAGGCGGTGCGGGTGGTGGCCGAGGGGGAGTCGCTGCTCGCCCCGCGGGTGACGCGTGCGCTGATCGCCGACTTCGTGGCCCGTCCCGAACGCTCCCAGGGCGCGGAGGCGAGCCTGTCCGTGCTCACCGAGAGGGAGCTGGACGTGCTGCGGCTGGTCGCCCGGGGACTGGCCAATCGCGAGATCGCCGAGTCGCTGGTGATGGCGGAGCAGACCGTCAAGACGCATGTCTCGCGCATCCTCGGCAAGCTGATGCTGCGCGACCGCACCCAGCTGGTGGTCGCCGCGTATGAGTCCGGGCTGGTGCGGCCCGGGGAGTGAGCCCGCGATCGCGGGCTCAGCCGAGCGCCGACCACACCAGCGCGGTGGCGCCGGCGAAGCACAGCACCGCGATCAGCAGCAGCACCACCGCGGTCGCGGTCGCGCCGCCGCGGCGGGGCGCAGGGCCGGAGGGCGCTGCGGCAGTCGTCCGCGTCGGGTCATGGACGAAGCGCTCGGTCGTGCTGGCGGAGGGGGCCGGTGGGGGCGAGGTCGCGGACCTCGATCTGGCGACCAGCCGCTCATGCAGGCCGGGTGCCAGCCCTGCGAGGGTCTCGGGGCCGTCCAGAGGCACCTCCGGCAAGGCATCGGAAGCCTCGATCTGGTCGAGGATCTCGACGGGTCCGCCATCGGCGGTGCGCATCCAGGCCGCCGGCGGTGACGTGGGCAGCGGGATGCGGTCCCGGGCCTGTGCTGCGGTGGGGCGTGCCGCCGGATCGCCGAGGAGCATCCGCTGCAGCAGCTCCTCGAGCGGCCGAGCGGCCGGATCGGCGCTGTGGGCGAGGACCTCGCGCAGGCGGGCGGGGAGCTCGGCCGGCTCGAGCCGCTCCCGTGGCGGCAGCGGTGCCAGCGCCTCGAGCGCACAGGCTGCCGCCGCCCAGACGTCCTGGGCGGAGGACGTGCCCATGCCCTCGAGGATCTCCGGAGCCATGAAACCGGGTGTGCCGTGGGCGAAGCCGGTCTCCGTCAGCCGCACATCGGTCTCGTGCAGAGCGATGCCGAAATCAGCCAGCAGCAGGTGCGGACTGCCGTCACCGGTGGCCTCCAGGAGCAGATTCGCG
Encoded proteins:
- a CDS encoding serine/threonine-protein kinase, which codes for MSDVIAGRIELLHPLARGASGSLWRAIDRRYGAVCAAKVMRQRDGADVLRFVREQTVGSAQGLGRHPHLLPPYTWVAEDDTIVLVMTLVHGGTLAGVLAEHGALSPSLVAQLLRQLLDALAAMHESHWVHRDLKPANLLLEATGDGSPHLLLADFGIALHETDVRLTETGFAHGTPGFMAPEILEGMGTSSAQDVWAAAACALEALAPLPPRERLEPAELPARLREVLAHSADPAARPLEELLQRMLLGDPAARPTAAQARDRIPLPTSPPAAWMRTADGGPVEILDQIEASDALPEVPLDGPETLAGLAPGLHERLVARSRSATSPPPAPSASTTERFVHDPTRTTAAAPSGPAPRRGGATATAVVLLLIAVLCFAGATALVWSALG